From Lysobacter auxotrophicus, the proteins below share one genomic window:
- a CDS encoding AraC family transcriptional regulator, whose translation MPPVDSPNTRAGCAALPELAARIARSTPSDGVHATAFAPLSLVRLSGPTACTPAVYEPRLVIVAQGSKTATLAGQTYVYNPLNYLVVSVTLPVTGQVIEATPEEPYLCLRLDIDPDDVAALIAEAGQSGQPQPLSSDATQGLDLGLYAARVNAPLMDAVLRLMRLLDTPEDLPVLGPMARREILYRVLTGELGHRLRALATTDTRSSRIARAVARLREEYLEPLSIDELARTVHMSTSSFHHQFKAVTTMSPLQFQKHLRLHEARRLMMAGGMEALSAARHVGYESPSQFSREYKRLFGAPPRSEVGRSRGVPQV comes from the coding sequence ATGCCTCCAGTCGATTCCCCGAACACCCGCGCCGGCTGCGCCGCGTTGCCGGAACTCGCCGCGCGGATTGCCCGATCGACACCGTCCGACGGCGTCCACGCCACCGCCTTCGCGCCGCTGAGCCTGGTCCGCCTGAGCGGGCCGACCGCGTGCACGCCGGCGGTGTACGAGCCGCGGCTGGTGATCGTGGCGCAAGGCAGCAAGACCGCGACGCTCGCCGGGCAGACCTACGTCTACAACCCGCTCAACTACCTGGTGGTGTCGGTGACGTTGCCGGTGACGGGGCAGGTGATCGAGGCGACGCCGGAGGAGCCGTACCTGTGCCTGCGCCTGGACATCGACCCGGACGACGTCGCGGCGCTGATCGCCGAAGCCGGGCAGTCCGGCCAGCCGCAGCCGCTTTCGTCCGATGCGACGCAGGGGCTGGACCTGGGCCTTTATGCAGCACGGGTCAACGCACCGCTGATGGATGCCGTGCTGCGCCTGATGCGCCTGCTCGATACGCCCGAGGATTTGCCGGTGCTCGGCCCGATGGCGCGGCGCGAGATCCTCTATCGCGTGCTGACCGGCGAACTCGGCCATCGCCTGCGCGCGTTGGCCACGACCGATACGCGCTCCAGCCGCATCGCACGCGCCGTCGCGCGGCTGCGCGAGGAGTACCTGGAACCGCTGAGCATCGACGAGCTCGCGCGCACCGTGCACATGAGCACGTCCTCGTTCCACCATCAGTTCAAGGCGGTGACGACCATGTCGCCGCTGCAGTTCCAGAAGCACCTGCGCCTGCACGAAGCGCGTCGCCTGATGATGGCCGGCGGCATGGAGGCGTTGTCGGCCGCGCGCCACGTCGGCTACGAAAGCCCGTCGCAGTTCAGTCGCGAATACAAGCGCCTGTTCGGCGCACCGCCGCGCTCGGAAGTCGGTCGCTCGCGCGGCGTGCCGCAGGTGTGA
- the pgl gene encoding 6-phosphogluconolactonase, translated as MADRTPLPTPEAGATYVFHAHANREVWTWAAAVSIAAELRRELIVQPRARLLLSGGETPGPVYRALSQAPLDWERVDVGLVDERWLLPDDPDSNAYLVHREFLRDHAAVAHFEPMTQAGRNLEGAVATANAHARREATVAVFGMGDDGHTASLFPGMNDAERVLASPRDYVAVDAQGCPGARQWTRRISLTPRGIARIAHRLLLIQGERKRAVFEQAVAAGDRQRWPVLVTLDSSYGTPLDVHWCA; from the coding sequence CGAAGCCGGGGCGACGTACGTCTTCCATGCCCACGCGAACCGCGAGGTCTGGACTTGGGCGGCGGCGGTGTCCATCGCGGCGGAACTGCGCCGCGAGCTGATCGTCCAGCCGCGCGCGCGGCTGCTGTTGTCCGGCGGCGAAACGCCCGGCCCGGTCTACCGCGCCCTGTCGCAGGCGCCGCTGGACTGGGAGCGCGTGGACGTCGGCCTCGTCGACGAACGCTGGCTGCTGCCGGACGATCCGGACAGCAACGCGTACCTCGTGCATCGCGAATTCCTGCGCGACCACGCGGCCGTCGCGCACTTCGAACCGATGACGCAGGCCGGTCGCAACCTCGAAGGCGCGGTCGCCACCGCCAACGCGCACGCGCGCCGCGAAGCGACGGTCGCCGTGTTCGGCATGGGCGATGACGGGCATACGGCATCGCTGTTCCCCGGCATGAACGACGCCGAACGCGTCCTCGCCAGCCCGCGCGACTACGTCGCCGTCGACGCGCAGGGGTGCCCGGGCGCGCGACAGTGGACGCGTCGCATCAGCCTCACGCCGCGCGGGATCGCGCGCATCGCGCATCGCCTGCTGCTGATCCAGGGCGAACGGAAGCGCGCGGTGTTCGAGCAGGCCGTCGCCGCGGGCGACCGGCAGCGGTGGCCGGTGCTGGTGACGCTGGACAGCAGCTATGGCACGCCGCTGGACGTGCATTGGTGCGCGTGA